One window from the genome of Gimesia aquarii encodes:
- a CDS encoding MMPL family transporter yields the protein MFRVLGNTVVRYWQIFLTGWILALVGISYAAPEWSTVVQNGEFAFLPGDSPSLLGEKLFKRAFPDDLLASSIVIVVRREHGDQGLTEKDLKFIEEDLKPRLEEIAESEGGYATEDDGSGTPEKTSNISRIRTYTDKSIGDLLQSEDNKASLVIVELSTEFLDQSNAKTVANIEHLIQHDDEFKKEIEPGLDITLSGIATVGRDMMRAANQSAEATELWTVLLVVLLLIIIYRAPILALIPLFTVFVSVKIALSVLAILGDWGYVGLFSGIEVYVTVILYGAGVDYCLFLIARHREELDKECTFKEAISNSIATVGAALAASAGTTMCGIGMMVFAQFGKFQQAGIAMSLSLFFVLMASLTLSPALLCLAGRFAYWPQSFNERVAISAGWLTPSSVMARLMQRNWAGSLWESVSNALLKSPGKIWLSTFLVLFPFALISIACYGNLSYGLLSELPSEDPSVVGTKAVQGHYPAGATGPLTLLFQNPNIDFSNSQGREAIETLTEALLSQKEALGIADIRNMIKPFGIDAEDEMEKAKDLRGLAKIKAISRIKVIKNYYVSLEPDLENHVTRMDLVLEKDPFSHDSMMQLERVKAAVSKSLPKDLRNDTKLFYIGATASISDLKEVTDEDQARIDILVLGSVFLILVILLRRPAISAYLIVSVFFSYLVTLGVTFTVFWALDPENFAGLDWKVPMFLFTILIAVGEDYNIYLITRIDEEQKTKGPVEGVISALKKTGGIISSCGIIMAGTFSSLMAGTLVGMQQLGFALAFGVLLDTFIIRPIIVPAYLIMLYRGYFGSWGKYLGAAQFLEAKPQPELDSTHAK from the coding sequence TCCCAGTCTCTTGGGAGAAAAATTGTTTAAGCGCGCTTTCCCAGATGATTTACTCGCCAGTAGTATTGTGATCGTTGTTCGCCGTGAACACGGTGATCAGGGACTAACTGAAAAAGACCTCAAGTTTATTGAGGAAGATCTCAAACCACGACTTGAAGAGATTGCAGAAAGTGAGGGAGGCTACGCAACTGAGGATGATGGATCTGGCACTCCTGAAAAGACATCTAATATTTCGCGTATTCGGACTTATACAGACAAATCCATCGGTGATTTACTGCAAAGCGAAGATAACAAAGCTTCGCTGGTGATCGTCGAGCTCTCGACAGAATTTCTCGACCAAAGCAATGCGAAAACAGTCGCGAATATTGAGCACTTGATTCAACACGATGATGAATTCAAAAAGGAAATCGAGCCAGGCTTAGACATCACACTCAGCGGTATTGCTACGGTCGGTCGCGATATGATGCGCGCTGCAAATCAAAGTGCGGAAGCAACCGAACTCTGGACTGTTTTACTGGTTGTCCTGTTACTCATCATCATTTACCGTGCTCCGATCTTGGCGTTAATACCATTATTCACGGTTTTTGTTTCTGTGAAGATTGCCCTTTCGGTTCTGGCGATTCTGGGAGACTGGGGGTATGTCGGGCTCTTTTCCGGGATTGAGGTCTACGTGACAGTCATACTCTACGGAGCGGGAGTGGATTATTGCCTGTTCCTGATTGCCCGTCACCGTGAAGAACTCGATAAGGAATGTACTTTCAAGGAGGCGATTTCCAACTCCATCGCCACGGTGGGAGCCGCGCTGGCCGCCAGTGCAGGAACCACCATGTGTGGAATCGGGATGATGGTTTTCGCACAGTTTGGTAAATTCCAACAGGCTGGCATTGCGATGTCGTTGAGTCTGTTTTTTGTATTGATGGCTTCATTGACACTGAGCCCTGCGCTACTCTGTCTGGCTGGACGATTTGCTTACTGGCCACAATCGTTCAATGAACGAGTCGCGATCTCCGCAGGCTGGCTGACTCCCTCCAGCGTCATGGCGCGACTCATGCAACGCAATTGGGCCGGTTCTCTCTGGGAATCAGTCTCGAACGCTCTACTTAAAAGTCCGGGTAAAATTTGGCTGTCAACATTTCTGGTTCTGTTTCCGTTTGCACTGATCAGTATCGCCTGTTACGGGAATTTGAGTTATGGCCTGCTTTCAGAACTTCCCAGTGAAGACCCCAGTGTTGTGGGAACCAAGGCAGTACAAGGACATTACCCCGCTGGCGCAACCGGACCTCTGACTTTATTATTTCAAAACCCGAATATTGATTTTTCAAATTCCCAGGGTCGCGAAGCAATCGAAACGCTCACAGAGGCATTACTGAGCCAAAAAGAAGCTCTGGGCATCGCAGACATTCGCAATATGATCAAGCCGTTTGGCATTGATGCGGAAGATGAAATGGAAAAGGCCAAAGATTTGCGAGGACTAGCAAAAATAAAGGCCATCAGCCGTATTAAGGTCATTAAAAACTATTATGTCAGCTTAGAACCTGATCTCGAAAATCATGTGACACGCATGGACCTTGTGCTCGAGAAAGATCCTTTTTCACACGACAGTATGATGCAACTCGAACGTGTGAAAGCTGCCGTCAGTAAATCTCTTCCCAAAGATCTGCGCAACGACACAAAGCTCTTTTATATCGGTGCCACCGCGAGCATCAGCGACCTGAAAGAAGTAACAGACGAAGACCAGGCCCGCATCGATATCCTCGTACTGGGTAGTGTATTTCTCATTCTGGTGATCTTGTTAAGACGCCCTGCGATTTCTGCCTATCTGATCGTGAGTGTCTTTTTCAGTTATCTGGTCACCCTGGGAGTGACATTTACTGTCTTCTGGGCGCTTGACCCGGAAAACTTTGCCGGACTGGACTGGAAAGTTCCCATGTTTCTCTTCACGATTCTGATCGCTGTCGGTGAAGACTATAATATCTATCTCATTACACGTATTGATGAAGAGCAAAAAACCAAAGGTCCTGTAGAAGGTGTGATCTCTGCTCTCAAGAAGACGGGCGGCATCATCTCCAGTTGCGGGATCATTATGGCGGGTACGTTCTCATCGCTTATGGCAGGTACCCTGGTTGGAATGCAGCAACTCGGTTTTGCACTCGCGTTTGGAGTGTTGCTCGATACGTTTATCATCCGGCCGATCATTGTGCCCGCGTACCTCATCATGCTCTATCGCGGCTACTTCGGTTCCTGGGGGAAATATCTTGGCGCTGCCCAATTTCTGGAAGCAAAGCCTCAACCCGAACTCGATTCAACCCACGCCAAATAA
- a CDS encoding phytanoyl-CoA dioxygenase family protein has translation MSSSSRSITHDLLTPEEVSKFDNDGYLILRNLCPESLRQEMLATTKEGLANVVEPVEYEADVEYPGSPPSRNVMGGETVRRLKQAHSRGMCFTELVNHPVLVGRLAQLLGPDYVMPLAHHNCIMTKQPEFSSDTMWHQDIRFWSFERKELISVWVALGEETLDNGCLKVIPGTHRMEFEPHRLDDRIFLSPDAPENQELIKTGISAELHPGDVLFFHCRTFHAATRNYTDQPKFSAVFTFRPADNPPVCGSRSAALPELIIHTPR, from the coding sequence ATGTCTTCATCATCAAGATCCATTACGCATGACCTTTTGACTCCGGAAGAAGTCAGCAAATTCGATAACGATGGCTATCTCATACTGCGAAATCTTTGCCCCGAGTCACTCAGGCAAGAAATGCTTGCGACGACGAAAGAGGGGTTAGCCAATGTGGTCGAACCTGTGGAGTATGAGGCCGATGTGGAATACCCGGGCTCACCTCCTTCTCGGAATGTGATGGGTGGGGAAACAGTGCGTCGATTGAAGCAGGCACACAGCCGGGGCATGTGTTTTACGGAACTGGTGAACCATCCTGTATTGGTAGGACGGCTGGCTCAGTTATTGGGGCCCGACTATGTGATGCCGTTGGCTCATCATAATTGTATTATGACCAAGCAGCCCGAATTCAGCAGCGATACGATGTGGCATCAGGATATCCGGTTCTGGTCTTTTGAACGGAAAGAATTGATCAGCGTCTGGGTTGCTCTGGGAGAGGAAACTCTGGACAACGGATGTCTCAAAGTCATCCCTGGAACCCATCGGATGGAGTTCGAACCACACCGTCTGGATGATCGTATTTTCCTGAGCCCCGATGCTCCAGAGAATCAGGAATTGATAAAGACGGGTATTTCTGCGGAATTACATCCGGGGGATGTCTTGTTCTTCCACTGTCGCACATTTCATGCAGCCACCCGCAATTATACCGATCAACCAAAATTCTCTGCCGTCTTCACGTTTCGTCCTGCCGATAATCCACCAGTCTGTGGTTCCCGTTCGGCTGCCTTGCCCGAGTTGATTATTCATACACCTCGCTGA
- a CDS encoding HEAT repeat domain-containing protein, with protein MVVRFILALVVAACIFIVLQMTGVFGTIGIMYRVWTLNRLEYGDVEAIPQTRQYLNSNDIAVRAAAAGGFGRIGQADAETISDLITKVDTDVPRVAESAAWSLGFVEINEPTDDDKAYQIDVLDSLIYALSHKNSRVRLSAAHAISTYGTRGIDAKRATEALVKCLTDQRMGYVAARALGDIGATDTAGDIAALLEDSPWHFQQEAAVALTKLQPLPVEVQAQLDELIENDAGVREAVEHALRISAQIRK; from the coding sequence ATGGTGGTTCGCTTTATTCTGGCATTGGTTGTAGCAGCCTGCATTTTCATTGTTTTACAGATGACTGGAGTTTTTGGAACAATAGGAATTATGTATCGTGTGTGGACTCTGAATCGTCTTGAATATGGTGATGTGGAAGCGATCCCGCAGACTCGACAGTATCTCAATTCAAATGACATCGCAGTGCGTGCCGCTGCGGCTGGCGGATTTGGCAGAATTGGTCAGGCGGATGCAGAGACAATTTCTGACCTAATCACGAAAGTGGATACCGATGTTCCACGAGTAGCGGAATCAGCGGCATGGTCTTTGGGGTTTGTGGAGATCAACGAACCTACTGACGATGACAAGGCGTATCAGATAGACGTCTTAGATTCGCTGATTTACGCATTGTCGCATAAAAATAGTAGAGTTCGCCTTAGTGCTGCTCACGCAATTTCAACTTATGGGACTAGAGGTATCGACGCGAAACGGGCGACTGAGGCTTTGGTAAAATGTCTGACGGATCAGCGTATGGGTTATGTGGCAGCCCGTGCACTTGGCGACATTGGCGCAACAGACACTGCGGGAGATATCGCTGCACTGTTGGAGGACTCACCTTGGCATTTTCAGCAGGAAGCCGCTGTTGCGCTTACAAAACTTCAGCCCTTACCGGTCGAAGTTCAAGCACAACTTGATGAATTGATTGAAAATGACGCGGGCGTACGTGAGGCGGTTGAACATGCTCTCCGAATTTCTGCCCAGATCAGGAAATAG
- a CDS encoding NUDIX hydrolase produces MSDISVDLNGYRINLRVAAIVTRGADVLLCRFRGQDWWFLPGGRIKTNEDSHSALRRELTEEIGVGFEVIRPAVIVENFFDLDGTHFHEICTIYEVEWISDEIHSKEKSSSEIFEWIPRNGVSDINLKPDLIKKYIIKPNAHFELVIHREFSERD; encoded by the coding sequence ATGAGTGACATCAGTGTTGATTTGAATGGCTATCGAATTAATTTGCGGGTGGCGGCGATTGTGACGCGCGGGGCAGATGTGCTGTTATGCCGTTTCCGGGGGCAGGACTGGTGGTTTCTTCCGGGGGGACGGATTAAAACGAATGAAGACTCTCACTCAGCGTTGCGGCGGGAATTGACCGAGGAAATCGGTGTGGGGTTCGAGGTGATTCGGCCTGCAGTCATCGTCGAGAATTTTTTTGATCTGGACGGCACGCACTTTCATGAGATATGCACCATTTATGAGGTCGAGTGGATTTCAGATGAGATTCATAGTAAAGAGAAAAGTAGCAGTGAAATATTTGAGTGGATACCGCGCAATGGGGTAAGTGATATTAATCTCAAACCCGACTTGATCAAAAAATACATCATCAAGCCAAACGCCCATTTTGAATTGGTAATTCATAGAGAGTTCAGTGAACGTGATTAG
- a CDS encoding DUF2314 domain-containing protein has product MSNEENIVMYQGDDPEMLATSKRARKSFRYFWREMSWEYRRIVPGLDLAAVKFAFHDPDVAPGDPDTEHMWVSDIQCDGKEFTGTLLNSPAWLTNMSAGDPVCEPLSEITDWMFAIQGKVYGAYTVNLLRSRMSPRERKEHDQAWGLDFGDPEEIEVVYVQPEQKSGFLGLFGKKSVVDPETQRRAMIEHPMSINMGESLKESLRESKEPLHATDEDGWTMLHRDALAGNATIVKILLKHGADKNLKTPDGDTALDLARIFGWKHVISLLSK; this is encoded by the coding sequence ATGAGTAATGAAGAGAATATCGTGATGTATCAAGGCGATGATCCGGAGATGCTCGCTACCAGTAAACGGGCACGAAAATCATTCCGTTATTTCTGGCGGGAGATGTCGTGGGAATACCGTCGTATCGTTCCGGGACTGGATCTGGCTGCCGTGAAATTTGCCTTTCACGATCCTGATGTTGCTCCCGGTGATCCAGATACCGAGCATATGTGGGTCAGCGATATTCAATGTGACGGCAAGGAATTCACGGGCACACTACTCAATTCGCCTGCATGGTTGACGAATATGAGTGCCGGAGATCCCGTCTGTGAGCCCCTGTCAGAAATCACCGACTGGATGTTTGCGATTCAGGGAAAAGTATATGGTGCTTATACCGTGAACCTGCTTCGCTCACGGATGTCGCCTCGAGAGAGAAAAGAACATGATCAGGCCTGGGGTCTGGATTTTGGCGATCCGGAAGAGATCGAAGTGGTTTATGTACAACCAGAGCAAAAATCGGGTTTCCTGGGCCTGTTTGGCAAAAAGTCCGTCGTTGACCCGGAAACGCAACGGCGGGCCATGATCGAACATCCGATGAGTATCAACATGGGGGAATCACTAAAGGAATCCCTGCGCGAATCGAAGGAGCCGTTACACGCGACTGATGAAGACGGCTGGACGATGCTGCACCGCGATGCTCTGGCGGGGAATGCCACGATTGTCAAAATTCTGCTGAAGCATGGCGCTGATAAAAACTTAAAAACACCGGACGGCGATACCGCCCTGGATTTGGCCCGCATCTTTGGCTGGAAACATGTGATTTCGCTGTTGTCGAAATGA
- a CDS encoding dual specificity protein phosphatase family protein: MKYGIFFLIVAVLLAAIAVIHRGWWCLLLWPALSFGVVALGYLLLGARVFGKSESGLLSPINQLVLLPYLVYLWSIWYLLRLVRHEPPVNQLTEKLFIGRRLFSTERPDNIDYVIDLTCEFNEPNGLRSGGYFSYPILDGLVPPLEQLNQWIEQTAALDGTILIHCAEGHGRTGMFAAMLLVYLGHSQTTDAALQLIQTKRPLVRLNSQQLRMLKEIHSSR, translated from the coding sequence ATGAAATACGGAATATTTTTTCTTATCGTCGCAGTTCTGCTGGCAGCCATTGCTGTTATTCATCGTGGATGGTGGTGCCTGTTGCTTTGGCCGGCTCTTAGCTTTGGCGTTGTTGCGCTTGGATATCTCTTACTGGGGGCACGCGTCTTTGGAAAGTCGGAAAGTGGCTTACTTTCTCCCATCAATCAACTCGTATTACTGCCGTATTTGGTTTATCTGTGGTCGATCTGGTATTTACTCCGCCTTGTAAGACACGAACCTCCTGTCAATCAACTGACTGAGAAGCTTTTCATTGGTCGTAGATTGTTCTCTACCGAACGACCGGACAATATTGATTATGTGATTGATCTGACCTGTGAATTCAATGAACCTAATGGATTGCGATCAGGAGGATATTTCTCCTATCCAATTCTTGATGGCTTGGTCCCTCCCCTGGAACAGCTCAACCAATGGATCGAACAAACTGCTGCCCTTGATGGTACGATATTGATTCACTGCGCTGAAGGTCACGGCCGGACTGGTATGTTTGCAGCCATGCTACTTGTTTACTTAGGTCATTCACAAACAACGGATGCTGCACTGCAGTTGATTCAAACAAAACGACCGTTAGTCAGGCTCAATTCACAGCAACTGCGAATGCTAAAGGAAATCCATTCGAGCAGGTAA
- a CDS encoding GNAT family N-acetyltransferase: MHLRKAGLSDLALLQHWDQQPHVIACDPDSDWNWEQELDRDPVWRKQLIAVVDERSIGVLQIIDPAIEETHYWGDIQKGFRAIDIWIGEPGDLGKGYGTTMMRLALDQCFSNSEVKAVLVDPLARNTRAHRFYERLGFQFSERRRFGDEDCFVYCLRRDEYEKTIC, translated from the coding sequence ATGCATTTACGCAAAGCCGGTCTTTCAGATTTAGCACTCTTGCAGCACTGGGATCAACAACCTCATGTGATTGCCTGCGATCCTGATAGTGATTGGAATTGGGAACAGGAACTTGATCGAGACCCCGTATGGAGAAAACAACTGATCGCCGTAGTTGACGAGCGGTCGATCGGAGTTCTGCAAATTATTGATCCTGCCATAGAGGAGACCCACTATTGGGGCGATATTCAAAAAGGTTTTCGAGCGATTGACATCTGGATTGGAGAACCAGGCGATCTGGGAAAGGGATATGGAACGACCATGATGCGGTTGGCCCTTGACCAGTGTTTTTCAAATTCCGAAGTCAAAGCCGTGCTCGTAGATCCACTCGCTCGAAATACCCGCGCACATCGATTTTACGAACGGCTCGGTTTTCAGTTTTCAGAACGACGCCGCTTCGGTGACGAGGATTGTTTTGTCTATTGTCTGAGGCGTGACGAATACGAGAAAACTATCTGCTAA
- a CDS encoding CYTH domain-containing protein produces MKPKYSELEIERRWLVDETLLPELDSLPMRLITDKYLDNSRLRLRKVEYRGELQYKLCKKYGKTSEISEPITNLYLSREEYHALAHIPRQELIRERYSYSCQGVDFSINVVVGKKAPVIVEAEFESEADAYECEPPLFCTQEVSSDSSYEAVRFAI; encoded by the coding sequence ATGAAGCCAAAGTACAGTGAGTTAGAAATAGAACGTCGCTGGTTGGTGGATGAAACACTGTTGCCAGAACTCGACTCACTACCAATGCGGCTCATCACTGATAAGTATCTCGACAACTCACGACTAAGACTGAGAAAAGTAGAATATCGGGGGGAGTTACAGTACAAGCTCTGTAAAAAATACGGAAAGACGAGCGAAATCTCAGAGCCGATTACCAATCTTTACCTCAGCAGAGAAGAATATCATGCCCTTGCTCACATTCCCAGACAGGAGCTTATCAGGGAGCGGTATTCTTATTCCTGTCAGGGAGTCGATTTCAGCATCAATGTTGTTGTTGGGAAAAAGGCACCGGTCATCGTCGAGGCCGAGTTTGAAAGCGAAGCCGATGCTTACGAGTGCGAGCCGCCTCTATTTTGCACTCAGGAAGTCAGTTCCGACAGTAGTTATGAAGCGGTCAGATTTGCTATCTAA
- a CDS encoding carbon-nitrogen hydrolase family protein, giving the protein MNQSATVAACQLLDVQDDIEQSLNKMIEYADRAAEQGAQLVCFPESYLQGYVAEEQQAQQRAVDVSSDSFADILKRLAKVQPILVIGMIEKEGDKLYISAIVVKQGELLGCYRKTKLAPGESVFEPGEKFPIFEVEGLRFGINICYDTNFSECAAAIANQNAHLMVCPCYNMLSYNNAEKWRFKHNAIRAERTVETGLWLISADVTGERDGQISYGPTALIDPYGSVVTQVPLLEEGMIVQEITF; this is encoded by the coding sequence ATGAACCAGAGTGCTACCGTTGCCGCTTGTCAGTTGCTTGATGTCCAGGATGATATCGAACAGTCCTTGAACAAGATGATTGAATATGCTGATCGTGCGGCAGAGCAGGGGGCACAGTTAGTCTGCTTTCCGGAGAGTTATCTGCAAGGATATGTAGCTGAAGAACAACAAGCCCAGCAGCGCGCGGTCGATGTGTCTTCCGATTCGTTTGCCGACATTCTCAAAAGGCTTGCAAAGGTTCAACCGATACTCGTCATCGGCATGATCGAGAAAGAGGGAGACAAACTCTATATTTCCGCGATTGTCGTCAAACAGGGCGAGTTACTGGGCTGTTATCGCAAGACAAAGCTGGCACCAGGTGAATCAGTTTTTGAGCCAGGTGAGAAGTTTCCTATCTTTGAAGTCGAAGGGCTGAGGTTTGGAATCAATATCTGTTATGATACTAACTTTTCAGAATGTGCCGCGGCAATCGCGAACCAGAACGCACATTTGATGGTCTGCCCCTGTTATAACATGCTGAGCTATAATAATGCGGAAAAGTGGAGATTCAAACACAATGCAATTCGTGCAGAACGAACGGTCGAAACGGGGCTGTGGTTAATCTCTGCTGACGTTACAGGTGAGAGGGACGGACAGATTTCCTATGGTCCCACCGCTTTGATTGATCCGTATGGTTCAGTCGTAACTCAAGTCCCCTTGCTGGAAGAAGGGATGATCGTGCAGGAGATTACTTTCTGA
- a CDS encoding glutamate synthase subunit beta, with product MGKPTGFMEFQRELGADRKPELRILDWNEFHEHMTEEELGNQGARCMDCGIPFCHTGKTLAGMASGCPINNLIPEWNDHVYHGRWQDAIESLHKTNNFPEFTGRVCPAPCEGSCVLGIHEPAVTIKNIENSIIDHAFDQGWVVANPPKVRTGKKVAVIGSGPAGLSAAAQLNSAGHSVTVYERADRIGGLLMYGIPNMKLEKWIVQRRVDLLADEGVEFVTNTSIGVDIKADQLMKDFDAVVICTGATKPRDLPIPGRDLKGVHFAMEYLTANTQSLLESGLENTHYQNSPVENFINAEGKKVVVIGGGDTGTDCLGTAMRQKCESLINLEIVPQPPAERAANNPWPQWPKIFRVDYGHEEAAAVFGKDPRLFQMSTVEFTGDEQGNLTGLTICEVDWSKPVENGPPFSVVPGSEKVLECDLVFLALGFLGPEHLISEQLNLETDARSNFKAEHEQYTTNIEGVFAAGDCRRGQSLIVWAINEGRGAARECDRYLMGATELP from the coding sequence ATGGGTAAGCCAACAGGCTTCATGGAGTTTCAACGAGAACTGGGTGCAGATAGAAAACCTGAATTGCGTATTCTGGACTGGAACGAGTTCCACGAGCATATGACCGAAGAAGAACTCGGAAACCAGGGCGCACGTTGTATGGATTGCGGCATCCCTTTTTGTCATACCGGGAAAACACTGGCAGGGATGGCGTCGGGCTGCCCGATCAATAACTTGATTCCGGAGTGGAACGACCATGTCTATCATGGTCGCTGGCAGGATGCGATTGAGAGTCTACATAAGACGAATAACTTCCCTGAGTTCACCGGTCGCGTTTGCCCGGCTCCCTGTGAGGGCTCGTGTGTGCTGGGAATACACGAACCGGCTGTGACAATTAAGAACATTGAAAACTCGATTATCGATCATGCTTTCGATCAGGGCTGGGTTGTTGCGAATCCTCCCAAAGTGCGTACCGGCAAGAAAGTGGCTGTGATTGGTTCCGGTCCCGCAGGATTGTCGGCGGCCGCTCAACTCAATAGCGCGGGCCACAGCGTCACCGTTTATGAGAGAGCCGATCGCATCGGCGGGCTGCTGATGTATGGTATTCCCAACATGAAGTTGGAAAAGTGGATTGTACAGCGACGCGTTGATTTACTAGCCGACGAAGGAGTCGAGTTTGTCACCAATACTTCAATTGGTGTCGACATTAAGGCCGATCAATTGATGAAGGACTTTGATGCCGTCGTCATTTGCACTGGTGCAACAAAGCCCCGTGATCTGCCCATTCCCGGACGCGATCTCAAAGGGGTCCATTTTGCGATGGAATATCTGACTGCGAATACGCAGAGCCTGCTGGAATCGGGTCTGGAAAATACGCACTATCAGAATTCGCCCGTGGAAAACTTCATCAATGCCGAAGGCAAGAAAGTTGTGGTGATCGGCGGTGGTGATACGGGTACGGATTGTCTGGGAACCGCAATGCGACAGAAATGTGAAAGTCTGATTAACCTGGAAATTGTTCCGCAGCCACCCGCTGAGCGGGCTGCGAATAACCCCTGGCCTCAATGGCCTAAAATTTTCCGTGTGGATTACGGTCACGAAGAGGCGGCCGCCGTCTTCGGTAAAGATCCGCGTCTGTTCCAGATGTCGACGGTCGAGTTTACCGGTGATGAGCAGGGTAATCTAACCGGGCTTACGATCTGCGAAGTCGACTGGTCCAAACCGGTCGAGAACGGTCCTCCGTTCAGTGTTGTGCCTGGTTCGGAAAAAGTCCTGGAATGTGATCTGGTCTTCCTGGCACTGGGCTTTTTAGGCCCTGAGCATCTCATCAGTGAGCAGCTCAATCTGGAAACCGATGCCCGTTCGAACTTCAAAGCCGAGCATGAGCAGTACACGACCAACATTGAAGGTGTGTTCGCTGCCGGCGACTGTCGACGCGGCCAGAGCCTGATTGTCTGGGCCATCAACGAAGGCCGCGGCGCGGCCCGCGAGTGCGATCGCTACTTGATGGGTGCAACTGAGCTGCCGTAG